Below is a window of Populus trichocarpa isolate Nisqually-1 chromosome 3, P.trichocarpa_v4.1, whole genome shotgun sequence DNA.
GTCATGGGTTTGTGTCCACAAAGTGGTGAGTAAGATCCACACATAGTAAAAcattttctcatattttctgAAGCTAGATCCATATTTGGAAGAGATTTAGCCTCTAAGATCCATATGTCCAATTCACCATGTAAAAAAACAGATTCTTTAGAAGACTGAATTGCAGTCGATTGAGCCGTCCGAGGAACATTGGTTTCTGTACTCATTCTGTCTTGTTAACTTTGCAAACACCAGATTCTCAAGGGCCCTCCTATATTTGCCAAAACTATACCCAAATTTAATCAATCAGATGCTAACGTTATATTGTAGATAGCCAGCCCCCTGAGAGATGAATCGAGTCTATGTTATAGTTCCTTAATCCATGCAAATATAACTTGCATCTACATCACAAAGCTTGTGAAACTCACTGCTTTGCAGAAGGAACAAGCATCATAAGCAGTCAGAAAATATGGAAACACGGTGTTCTGACTTGAGCCCATATCAAATGCATTATGCAGAGATTGCAGTCTCCATAGGTTCACCCCAGGAATCTTCCCCTGCCAGGGAAAGAAAGATAAGGAGAAGCAAAAGAATCAGATTAAAGACCAAAAACATGTACATACCTACACAACCACTTACTAACACCATGCATGCGCATAAAGACATTAAAGACAAGAACAAACATGACACAAACCACAAAACATCAATCTGCTAGAGAAGCCGAAAGATTACTCAACTTCCTTCACATACCATGGATGTTCCACTATAAGAATCCTCCACATAAAGTCCAACGTTTACATTATCATTGATGCCAAATTGGTATTTCTTCTAGACAAAATTAAGATGGAAGccgtgtgtttggtattgtagtacaagttttttttaattcagaatgcattgaaattatattttttaaaataaaatttattattaatattagagcatcaaaactattcaaaaacacttaaataatattaatttgatgtttttttaggcaataatcaatttaaaaagcaggttataacacaaaaacaaacaatttaaaaagcaggttataacacaaaaacaaacaatcactagttttaaagcattttcataaattacaagTTATCtcttaatctttcaaatttcatATAAACACTATAGTTTTATTTGTCCTGTCACAGAAGTGATATATACTTATTAATCACACCATATCATTATTAAATCAACAAGAGCTAGCAGTATAACACTGTAGAATTAATTTGttctaattgataattaattgaaGTCAGCTAAAACACATCtaatttttccttaaaatatataaaaattctcTTAACCATGCTAATCTAACATAGTAATTATTCATGTCCCAGCTTTTTTCATCTTCCATGGAATCCAAGTTTGTGGATCAACTTTCCCAAGGTGAAACAACGAAGAATAAACTAAGAGCATATCAATCTCTCGTAACTcacaaccaaaaacaaaatccagcTCGAGTTCGGATATGGCTGTGCTACTTAAGATCCGATCAAGAAAATTCCTATTCGCGTTGCATGAAAGGTAGTTGAGGATACCCTAAGCATTagatcataaaaagaaaataaaaaaaatataagtttcaccattacattaaaaagataGCTATCAAAGTGGTGAGGTTATTAATAATAAACCACGCATAGTTACCTTGAGAAGTGAAGCAAGGAGGAAGATAGATGTAGGGATCGGAGAATGGAGAAAATGGATGATAATGAGAAGGGTACAAAAGTGGTGCAATGGCCTGAAGCAGTGCCAACCCACCATCTTTCGGGGAGGAGGAGGGCAGCGAAAATGGCGGGAAGTCTTGAGCTATTTTATGAGGATGGCTATTATTAGCTGTTCTTTAGATTTGTTTTGGCCATACCCACTAACCTTTCTAGCTTTCTCAAATACAATTTTGCTAATTTTGGACGTTCAtgcttgttaatattaattaacgATTGAGTTGTAATTCTCTAAATTAAGTAGTCCGGTATTTTACTAAACTAGCCCATTACCCTCACTGCgtgattttttgtttaaaaacaatattatttaatttttagaattcaaatacaatattttttattatagttataaaatataaaaaaataaaagatttgacAATTTTACCGTTAATCTACTATAGCTCCtctctgattttattttattgtagatGTTTATAATAgactctttctttcttgatctCGAACTTTcgtctatttttgttttattcattaaactttatttgttttcattaaatattctaatgtttaattatcgattaattttataaaaaaaataatttgattttgttttttaaataaaaattcaaggatcaagattgaaattgaaatttccaaaaaaaaaaaaaactttacatgTGTTTATTGTTTAAATGATGTCAAAatgttcaatttagtccttcaagtTTCACATTTTACATATCTAGTCTCTATTCtttggttttatgttttggtcttttggtttatttttcaaagtctagaaaagagaaaaaatttatagaaaaaaaatgatgaaagttCTTGAATTGTCAAATTTTGGCCactaaaaactatgattttgatGTCTTTATATTCATCTAGGTGAACTCAATGAATATAGTTTTTGCCTTCGTTGATGACCAACAAGGTGGATTAgggctaaaaaaaattaatataatttgattttgagtttttttgtcaaattaaaatgtgttttgaaattaaaaatagtcaTGGAAGTATATATGATGGTTTTTCTACGTTTTTggagaaaaataattgagatttagACCctatttgtttgctggaaagtagttttcttttggaaagtagtttttttggaaagtgaattcctgaaaagtgaattatttttttatatttggtagtgttatggaaaatgaactggaaaacccttttcagtgtttggttatgttatgaaaaatgaactggaaaataatttattaatgaattaatttttttttcaaatatatctaatatatgaaaaatatttaatataaatatttaatcacttacaataaaagaataaaatctaaaaagtataatgatgaatttttttattatatcatatattcatatatagcttattttataaaatataactatatatgtcatataatattatagagataTAACCTTGtgaaatttttcataaataaaacttattaatagttttgatgttttgtttggtttttggaaaaaatacaGAGCATGGGTTGCAGCAAATTAAACAAGataaaccgtgaaaaaaacacagcaaattATATCACAAGATTTATGTCATTATTATAACTACAgattaaacaaaaagatgaaaacataagacaaataataaatagacatttgagaaaaaaaatcacctgaAAAAAGAGCTGATAGAAATGCTTCAATTGTTCTGTAAAGAGatttgagagaaagagagttatGGATTTATATTCTGAACACactatgttatgtttttttgtaaacaagagaaagtgttttttttaggataagaaaaaaaaaaacactttcctgccATAAAACATTACTTTTTCCTTTGaccggaattcattttccttgaCCAACTTTCCAAATGTTTACCAAACATAGAAAAGTGAGGAAATtagttttcagaaaaataaattcctaaaaacaaacaaggcattAATCTTTTAAgatctaaaaacttaaactttaatttttttcaccacAAGAATAAGCTTTAATGGTCACAAAATGTTGTATACAATTGACATGAGAAGAATGTGGTTGatgctatttaaaaaattatgcagGAATGGGCTACAtgtctatcttttttattaaaaaaaaataaatcaagcgTACAAACCTGGCCTTCCACCCTAAGCTTGAAGCGTGCCTGGACTTTATTATTTTGGGCTAGACACACGGGATGTCtaccctttctctctttttttttttattaaaaaatagcttTATCATTTTGAGcttataaggtttttttatataatatgatacactttagataaaattatttatattttttcaattacaccATTGTTTTCGAGGTAAAACTAACcattacttttttaatagttatataTGAACTTAAtatgattcatttttttaaaagaaaatcccTCATGAACATCTAATGCAAtaagatatttgttttattttttattgtaattttttaaatgttttttattcatttttatattatttttttatcaatttatgattttttgtgtttttttattgaagttttttcaattatgataattttttattaaaaaacaatatttctaaaaaagaagaaaaaaattgtaaaaagagAGTTTTGATTAGAAAGGCACATTTTTTACTCATTTAAAttcaatagaattttttttctaatttttattttaattgccttcattttttttatttaataaaccatgtttctaataaaaaaaaagatttgttaacttttttcaaaatttaaatcattgttATTTCTATGAATATCCATTTTTATTTCCatacaattaaataagaaaataataatttatccatTTTAAGATCAACTTTCcactttagtttttaattaatattaataactcTTTCTAtgattcatatatttttcaatttgttttataataactttGCCGCCCCACCTCATGATATTCATTACCACATAGGGAAACTGACTTCTCCAACTGAATTTTCTGTAAACAAATTGTCAAGAGACATAGCTGTCAGAATCAATTGTAAAAGCAACCGAACTTGTTTTCTACTAGAAACTTAAAGGAgcatcaacattttatttcctAGGAGCTCAAAAAGTCAGCTGAATACAGAATGCTTGCTTTCTAGTAACTAAACGTATGGTAGGGTGACATTACAGAGCAATGCATGCACCCTAAAAACAAACCCCGGACATTACAGAGCAATTCATAGTCTCTATTCtttggttttatgttttggtctttcagtttatttttcaaagtctacaaaagagaaaaaatttatagaaaaaaaatgaggaaagctcTTGAATTGTCAAATTTTGGCCactaaaaactatgattttgatGTCTTTATATTCATCTTTAAAAGGTGAACTCAATGAATATAGtttcaagctaaaaaaaattaatatgatttgattttgagtttttttgtcaaattaaaatgtgttttgaaattaaaaatagtcaTGGAAGTATATATGATggtttttctatgtttttggagaaaaataattgagatttagaccctgtttgtttgctggaaaatagttttttttggaaagtggttttcttagaaagtgaattcctgaaaagtgaattatttttcgatgtttggtagtgttatggaaaatgaactggaaaatattttccagtgtttggttatgttatgaaaaatgaactgaaaaataattttttaatgaattaatttttttttcaaatatatctaatatatgaaaaatattaaatataaatatttaatcacttacaataaaagaataaaatctaaaaagtgtaatgatgaatttttttattatatcatatattcatatatagtttattttataaaatataactatatatgtcatataatattatagagataTAACCTTGtgaaatttttcataaataaaacctattaatggttttgatgttttgtttggtttctcgAAAAAATACAGAGCATGGGTTAGGGTTTGCTGTGTTTGAAtggttttgatgttttgtttggtttttggaaaaaatacaGAGCATGGATTGCAGCAAATTAAACAAGataaaccgtgaaaaaaatGCAGCAAATTATATCACAAGatttatatcattattataactacagattaaacaaaaagatgaaaacataagacaaataataaatagacatttgagaaaaaaaataacctgaaagAAGAGCTGATAAAAATGCTTCAATTGTTCTGTAAAGAGatttgagagaaagagagttagGGATTTGTATTATGAACACACgatgttatgtttttttgtaaacaagggaaagtgttttccttaggataagaaaagaaaaacactttcatgCCATAAAACATTACCTTTTCCTTTGACcggaatttattttccttgaccAACTTTCCAAATGTTTACCAAACATAGAAAAGTGAGGAAAATAGTTTTCAGAAAAATGAAttcctgaaaataaacaagGCATTAATCTTTTAAgatctaaaaacttaaattttaatttttttcaccacAAGAATAAGCTTTAATGGTCACAAAATGTTGTATACAATTGACATGAGAAGAATGTGGTTGatgctatttaaaaaattatgcagGAATGGGCTACAtgtctatcttttttattaaaaaaaaataaatcaagcgTACAAACCTGGCCTTCCACCCCTAAGCTTGAAGCGTGCCTGGACTTTATTATTTTGGGCTAGACACACGGGATGTCTaccctttttctctctttttttaattaaaaaatagctttaTCATTTTGAGcttataaggtttttttatataatatgatacactttagataaaattattcatattttttcaattacaccattgttttcaaggtaaaactaaccattacttttttaatagttatataTGAACTTAAtatgattcatttttttaaaagaaaatcccTCATGAACATCTAATGCAAtaagatatttgttttatttttttattgtaaatttttaaatgtttttattcattttttttatttttttttatcaatttatgattttttgtgtttttttattgaagtttttttttaattatgatatttttttattaaaaaaacaatatttctaaaaaagaagaaataatttgtaaaaagaGAGTTTTGATTAGAAAGGCACATTTTTTACTCcttatttaaattcaatagaattattttttttctaatttttattttaattgccttcattttttttatttaataaaccatgtttctaataaaaaaaaagatttgttaacttttttcaaaatttaaatcattgttttttctatgaatatccatttttatttccatacaattaaataagaaaataagaatttatCCATGTCACTAATCCAAATATTTCCATGTACATTTATCAATATCTTTTGCTACAATGAAGATCAACTTTCcactttagtttttaattaatattaatactctTTCTATGATTcgtatatttttcaatttgttttataataactttGCCGCCCCACCTCATGATATTCATTACCACATAGGGAAACTGACTTCTCCAAACTGAATTTTATGTAAACAAATTGTCAAGAGACATAGCTGCCAGAATCAATTGTAAAAGCAGCCGAACTTGTTTTCTACTAGAAACTTAAAGTAgcatcaacattttatttcctAGGAGCTCAAAAAGTCAGCTGAATACAGAATACTTGCTTTCTAGTAACTAAACGTATGGTATGGTGACATTACAGAGCAATGCATGCACCCTAAAAAAAACCCcagactgtttttttttttttttcctataagatCATTCCCAttgaaattgaggaaaaaaagttGACAGACAGATTGTATGAAGACATGCATAACCTGGCAACCTCATAGAAAAGTTCGAGCagtccaataaaaaaacagacgCATTCCTACTTTCCTAGTCTCATATAGGCAACAACAAACACAAGACTATTTACCAAAACAGACATCGAATGTTTATTTCCTGCTGACTCGTGACAATGAAAATTGAAAGACGAAGGTGATTTCCATTCTCTCTTCCACCTCAAAGAACCATCAGAGTCTTCTCAATATCCTCCCTGCACAACCCAATAAGGATGAGTGAAACAAGATGATATGGTAAATGGCAAAAAGGAGCTAGCTCTTTCTTAAAGTTGATATAGTGTTCAACTTCTCCTCGCATTTCAGCAGTATCCAGTTTCCCACGATAGATCAGTTGGTAATTGCGTGACAGCAATCACAAGACTCTTGATGAAACTTTCCTGTCATCTAACTTGTAACCAGTCACCAGCTAACCTAGTTACACAAGATGACGTTTTAATCTATCAACCTGAAAACAAACCTACACGTCATACAAGTATGTAAGGCTCTGTAAATcattcttcctccatctcaccACCCAGGTAtaatctaaaaactaaaaagaggTTCTAGTTAATTACTTAATGGGGGAGTGCCTTACTTGGTCTGACCACCCTGGTTTCCCTGGTGGTGCATAGTTCCCTTGCTCTTCTTGCGTGCTCCTCTGCTCCATTTGTGCGGACCTCAGACCATCACCTGGGTTATGTTGTCCATAGCCAGTATTTCCACCTTGCCCATAGTTTCTAACAGGGGGTTGCCTTACTTGGTCTGACCACCCCGGTTGCCCTGTTGGTGCGTAGTTCCCTTGCTCTCCCTGAGTGCTCATCTGCTCAATTTGTGCAGACTTCTGACCATCACCTAGGTGACGTTGTCCAATGCCAGTATTTCCACCTTGCCCATAGTTTCCAGCATGGGTGGGAGAATAATTCCTGTCACCTCCCCTATAATCTCTTTGCCCAGGAGATCCATGATCCCTGGGATCTCCTTGCAGGAAGCTCCTTTGATCTGGGGCATAATGATTTCCATGCTGTCCTTGGTTGTAACCTTGCTGTCCCGGGGGATAAAGATTCCCCTGCTGTCCTTGGTTGTAACCTTGCTGTCCTGGGGGATAATGGTTTCCATGCTGTCCTGGGTTGTAAGCTTGCTGTGCTGGGGGATAAAGATTTCCTTGCTGTCCTTGATTTGTGTTCCTCCCTCCAGGGGCATGATCCCTATTGATCATCGGCATACTACCGCCTGGCCCTGGAGGACCACGGTTTTGCTGTGGTGGGTAATTTTGTTGAGGACCATAGTTACTACCACCTCCTTGCATGTGCCCTTGTTGACCGTGCTGGGGTGGCGGCCCTTGATGATTTGGCATTGGACCTCCTTGCTGGTTAAATCTAGGTGGACTTCTATTCCGCTCATACCGTCTTTCTCCCCCTCTATGAACTGGGGGTGGTCTCGGAGTAATCACTCCATTTTCATACTTGTCTCCTGCAAAGCAGATTACATCAGTTTAAATCACCATCCTAACAAACCAAATCATTCTGCATTTTAACTAACTTGTGCAATAACCAAAACTACCAAAGTTAAAGGACTAATACTAGCTTaaacaagtaaaacaaaaaccctaaatatATCACGCAATAACCCAAATACAAATTTAACTACTGAACAgaacaaacaaattttaatcACAAGGAGAAAAACCTGACCTCCGTATTCCTTGTTCACTGGATCAATATACGAATCAGGTAGTACAAAAACAACCCCAGGAACATCTGTTTAAACCATCATACATAACAAGTCAGCAAGCATTCCAGACAATAACAATGCACAAACTAAGAATGCTAAAAACAGAGACAAACCGACTGACAAAACCCGACCTTTAAACTTTTCTGACTCCTGTTCAGACATCAAAGCCTGAAACCCTTGATAAGTAGTTGTGCTACAAGCATAAATCTTCTTCTTCGCCTCCTCAATACTTCAAAAAACATCACAACagcattaattatatatagatttcaagctaaaaataaataaatcaataaataaataataacctGATGTTGAGTCCTTGGGCACAGATTCGTTCATAAGTAGCGACCATTTCTTCAGGAGAGGGTTTGGGATCTTTGGGGAAATCAACGGTGATGAGCCAGTGATTGTAATCGCAGCCTGGGAACAGAATTGTGTCCTCAGTGATTTCGTCTCCGTCCTCGTAAAGCTTGTACTTTTTCTCTGGTCTCGCCGTCGTCGTTGACATCATCGACACCCTGGTTCCTGTGAAAACCCGCGATCGGGAAATGATTGTGGGGGACTGTGCGGCTGGTGGTGCGATTGGTACAGGAATGGAGAAAGGACGTTGCAGTGTGGAAGAGAGTGGAGTTAGGGTTCGACGGAGGCGGAGGAGGCGGAGCGCCATGGCGTAATCGTGAGTGCTAGGGTTTTAGAGCGGGTTTaggaatttcttttctttttggtaagACACTCACCCTCCCGCTCTAGTACCTGAGCAGCTGTTTTTCAGGATTAATTGCATTATTTAGTCCCTCtactttgagaattttcttaATGTAGTACCTCTATTATTTCTTGGATTTATGTAGTTCCTTAACTTAAGATGTTTTTATAATGTGATCCCTCCATTAAGATGTCGTATGAGTTACATACTAGTCCCACTTTAAAGAAGAAATACATACTAGTcccactttttttaaaaaatagataaataataaaaaagaattaaatttgagaatcattaaaaataatataaatatcttcactcaacttaaaaaaaaaaactttactctcttgtttctctctttaaatattataaaagaaatatttaagttaaaacttgttaaaaaaatatttctcatttaaaaaaggCCTTAAGATTATTGAATTATGTTATTAATGTTGGATTCCCGAATATTATACATGcaacatgaataataaaataaaattattcggGAGTTTCTAGGATCCCGTTAGacaaatctagagttgtttaagaatttattacctgaagatctgattttttttactttaaataaatatttaaagtttgaatTGTTGTAAACCACAAGTCATTCAATTGTACAACTTCCAATGATAATTCATATGAACcacaataaaaaatctcttaaatttttatttagaagagagagattgtCATACCCAAAGTGTTAACTTTTTATCTTGTGACTTACGTAAATCTAACAAACaaccactaaaaaaataagagggatagcttactatttataaaaaaatatgagaaaccctataaattgataaaatatcaatttgccccttgaataatattcatgtattaatttaggataattttagaaattaacctaatcaagtccttacttagtttttctaggtctaaaaatataatttctatattaattatattctactccttaattttaaaaatatattttaatcaagtcatacttaattaaattatctcagtttaatttatgactaatggttcttaatatGTGTATCTTATTAGGTTTATAATAtgttggtccaaatataaattataattataagtatGATTTTTATaggtctaaaaatataatttctatattaattatattatagtccttaattttaaaaatatattttaatcaagtcatacttaattaaattatctcggtttaatttctgactaatggttcttaatatGTGTATCTTATTAGGTTTCTAATAtgttggtccaaatataaattataattataattaaatagaattaaataatttaatttattatcaatttaacaagtaat
It encodes the following:
- the LOC7480753 gene encoding multiple organellar RNA editing factor 1, mitochondrial isoform X1; translation: MALRLLRLRRTLTPLSSTLQRPFSIPVPIAPPAAQSPTIISRSRVFTGTRVSMMSTTTARPEKKYKLYEDGDEITEDTILFPGCDYNHWLITVDFPKDPKPSPEEMVATYERICAQGLNISIEEAKKKIYACSTTTYQGFQALMSEQESEKFKDVPGVVFVLPDSYIDPVNKEYGGDKYENGVITPRPPPVHRGGERRYERNRSPPRFNQQGGPMPNHQGPPPQHGQQGHMQGGGSNYGPQQNYPPQQNRGPPGPGGSMPMINRDHAPGGRNTNQGQQGNLYPPAQQAYNPGQHGNHYPPGQQGYNQGQQGNLYPPGQQGYNQGQHGNHYAPDQRSFLQGDPRDHGSPGQRDYRGGDRNYSPTHAGNYGQGGNTGIGQRHLGDGQKSAQIEQMSTQGEQGNYAPTGQPGWSDQVRQPPVRNYGQGGNTGYGQHNPGDGLRSAQMEQRSTQEEQGNYAPPGKPGWSDQVDRLKRHLV
- the LOC7480753 gene encoding multiple organellar RNA editing factor 1, mitochondrial isoform X2, with the protein product MALRLLRLRRTLTPLSSTLQRPFSIPVPIAPPAAQSPTIISRSRVFTGTRVSMMSTTTARPEKKYKLYEDGDEITEDTILFPGCDYNHWLITVDFPKDPKPSPEEMVATYERICAQGLNISIEEAKKKIYACSTTTYQGFQALMSEQESEKFKDVPGVVFVLPDSYIDPVNKEYGGDKYENGVITPRPPPVHRGGERRYERNRSPPRFNQQGGPMPNHQGPPPQHGQQGHMQGGGSNYGPQQNYPPQQNRGPPGPGGSMPMINRDHAPGGRNTNQGQQGNLYPPAQQAYNPGQHGNHYPPGQQGYNQGQQGNLYPPGQQGYNQGQHGNHYAPDQRSFLQGDPRDHGSPGQRDYRGGDRNYSPTHAGNYGQGGNTGIGQRHLGDGQKSAQIEQMSTQGEQGNYAPTGQPGWSDQVRQPPVRNYGQGGNTGYGQHNPGDGLRSAQMEQRSTQEEQGNYAPPGKPGWSDQGGY